From Brevibacillus marinus, a single genomic window includes:
- a CDS encoding CoA-acylating methylmalonate-semialdehyde dehydrogenase has protein sequence MKLTTGQVLQNYINGRWVESQAEHFEEIPNPATGERLARVPLSTRQEVDEAVQAARAAFPAWSETPVVERARVMFRFQQLLVQHQDELARMITTENGKNLAEAHAEMLRAIEMVEFACGMPSLLMGETLPSIAKGIDCETIRVPLGVVAGITPFNFPVMVPMWMYPLAITAGNTFVLKPSERTPLSSVRVIELLEEAGLPAGVFNVVNGGRDVVNGLLEHPDVQAISFVGSQPVAEYVYKTAAAHGKRVQALGGAKNHHLVMPDTDLRRAAKTIVSSAFGCAGERCMAASVAVVLESVADQLVQYLIEESNALKMGNGLDAGVELGPLIRQSHRERVHSYIERGVAEGAALVRDGRRDAQALPNGYFLGPTVLDQATPDMVIVRDEIFAPVLSVVRVKDFAEGLEVISKSRYGNGACIYTNSGRLAREFVQRVEAGMVGVNVGVPAPMGFFPFSGWKQSFYGDLHANGKDGIAFYTKKKTVTTRWFDDGEIAIGSQKTFVK, from the coding sequence GTGAAGCTGACTACCGGGCAGGTGTTGCAAAACTACATCAACGGCAGATGGGTCGAGTCGCAGGCCGAACACTTTGAAGAGATTCCCAATCCGGCTACCGGCGAACGACTGGCGCGGGTGCCGCTCTCGACCCGGCAGGAAGTGGACGAAGCCGTGCAAGCGGCCCGTGCCGCCTTTCCCGCCTGGAGCGAGACGCCGGTTGTGGAGCGGGCCAGGGTGATGTTCCGCTTCCAGCAGCTGCTTGTCCAGCACCAGGACGAGCTGGCGCGGATGATTACCACGGAAAACGGCAAAAACCTGGCGGAAGCGCACGCCGAGATGCTGCGGGCGATCGAGATGGTGGAGTTTGCCTGCGGCATGCCCAGCCTGCTGATGGGCGAAACGCTCCCGTCGATCGCCAAGGGCATCGACTGCGAAACGATCCGCGTGCCGCTTGGTGTGGTGGCGGGCATTACGCCGTTTAACTTTCCGGTGATGGTGCCGATGTGGATGTATCCGCTGGCGATCACCGCCGGCAACACCTTTGTGCTGAAACCGTCGGAGCGGACGCCGCTCTCCTCTGTCCGGGTGATTGAACTCTTGGAGGAAGCGGGTTTGCCAGCGGGTGTCTTCAACGTCGTCAACGGCGGCCGCGACGTCGTCAACGGGCTGTTGGAACACCCGGACGTGCAGGCGATCTCCTTCGTCGGCTCGCAACCGGTCGCCGAGTACGTGTACAAGACAGCAGCGGCCCACGGCAAGCGGGTACAGGCGTTGGGCGGCGCGAAAAACCATCACCTGGTGATGCCGGACACCGATCTGCGGCGCGCGGCCAAAACGATCGTCAGCTCGGCGTTTGGCTGCGCCGGCGAGCGCTGCATGGCGGCCAGCGTCGCGGTCGTGCTGGAATCCGTCGCCGATCAGCTGGTGCAGTACCTGATCGAAGAGTCGAACGCGCTGAAGATGGGCAACGGGCTGGATGCTGGCGTCGAGCTCGGACCGCTGATCCGCCAGTCCCACCGCGAGCGCGTGCACAGCTACATCGAGCGCGGTGTCGCGGAAGGGGCGGCGCTCGTCCGGGACGGCCGCCGGGATGCGCAGGCCCTGCCAAACGGCTACTTCCTCGGCCCGACCGTCTTGGATCAGGCGACGCCGGACATGGTGATCGTCCGCGACGAGATTTTCGCCCCAGTGCTCAGTGTCGTGCGGGTGAAAGACTTCGCGGAAGGGCTGGAGGTGATCAGCAAATCGCGCTATGGCAACGGCGCCTGCATCTACACCAACAGCGGGCGGCTGGCGCGCGAGTTCGTGCAGCGCGTCGAAGCCGGGATGGTCGGCGTGAACGTAGGCGTGCCGGCGCCGATGGGCTTTTTCCCGTTTTCCGGCTGGAAGCAGTCGTTCTATGGCGATTTGCATGCCAACGGCAAAGACGGCATCGCCTTCTACACCAAGAAAAAAACCGTCACCACCCGCTGGTTCGATGACGGGGAAATCGCCATCGGCTCGCAGAAAACGTTTGTCAAGTAA
- a CDS encoding aspartate aminotransferase family protein, whose translation MSSEQLMADALSKDELLEKDRHHMWHHLSPYNPNPMIVTEASGAWVTDIDGNRYLDAMSGLWCVNIGYGRQELADAAYEQLKQLAYFPLTQSHVPAIRLAEKVSEWLGGEYRVFFSNSGSEANEVAFKIARQYHQQNGEPGRYKFISRYRAYHGNTMGALAATGQAVRKYKYEPLAPGFLHVSPPYCYRCPFGKSYGSCSLECAQVFDEVINWEGAQTVAAVIMEPVITGGGVIVPPPEYLPKVREICDKYGVLLIIDEVICGFGRSGQKFGHQNFQIKPDIVTMAKGITSAYLPLSATAVRKELADRFLEQGVDQHFRHVNTFGGNPAACALALRNLELLEEEQLIARAAQLGAELRRKLSVLEDHPHVGDIRSFGFICGIEMVENRSSKEPAAPDKVGKVIAECKKRGLIIGRNGDTIPGYSNILTLSPPFATTDEDLAFIVNVLTEAFATL comes from the coding sequence ATGAGCAGTGAACAGCTGATGGCTGACGCGCTCAGCAAGGATGAGCTCCTGGAGAAGGATCGGCACCACATGTGGCACCACCTGTCGCCCTACAATCCCAATCCGATGATTGTCACCGAGGCGAGCGGCGCTTGGGTGACGGACATTGACGGCAATCGTTACCTCGACGCCATGAGCGGGCTGTGGTGCGTCAATATCGGGTACGGGCGTCAGGAGCTGGCCGATGCGGCCTACGAGCAGTTGAAACAGCTGGCCTATTTTCCGCTGACACAAAGCCATGTTCCGGCGATCCGCCTGGCGGAGAAGGTGAGCGAGTGGCTGGGCGGCGAGTACCGCGTCTTCTTTTCCAACAGCGGTTCGGAGGCCAATGAAGTGGCCTTCAAGATCGCCCGCCAGTATCACCAGCAAAACGGCGAGCCGGGCCGCTACAAGTTTATCTCCCGCTATCGCGCCTACCACGGCAATACGATGGGGGCGTTGGCCGCCACCGGGCAGGCCGTGCGCAAATACAAGTACGAGCCGCTGGCGCCCGGCTTCCTGCACGTCTCGCCGCCTTATTGCTACCGCTGTCCGTTCGGCAAGAGCTACGGCAGCTGCAGCCTGGAATGCGCACAGGTGTTTGATGAAGTGATCAACTGGGAAGGAGCGCAGACCGTTGCCGCCGTCATCATGGAACCGGTGATCACCGGCGGCGGGGTGATCGTGCCGCCGCCGGAGTACCTGCCCAAGGTGCGGGAGATCTGTGACAAGTACGGCGTGCTGCTGATCATCGACGAGGTGATCTGCGGCTTCGGCCGTTCCGGACAAAAGTTCGGCCACCAGAACTTTCAGATCAAACCCGACATCGTGACGATGGCCAAAGGCATTACCAGCGCTTATCTGCCGCTCTCGGCGACGGCGGTGCGCAAGGAGCTGGCCGACAGGTTCCTCGAGCAAGGCGTCGACCAGCACTTCCGCCACGTGAACACCTTTGGCGGCAATCCGGCCGCCTGTGCGCTGGCGCTGCGCAATCTGGAGCTGCTCGAAGAGGAACAGTTGATCGCGCGGGCCGCGCAGCTCGGCGCCGAGCTGCGCCGCAAGCTGTCCGTGCTGGAAGATCATCCCCATGTCGGCGACATCCGCAGCTTTGGGTTCATCTGCGGCATTGAAATGGTGGAGAATCGCAGCAGCAAGGAACCGGCAGCGCCGGACAAGGTAGGCAAAGTGATCGCGGAATGCAAAAAGCGCGGCCTGATCATCGGGCGGAACGGAGACACCATTCCCGGTTACAGCAACATCCTGACGCTCTCTCCGCCATTCGCGACCACGGACGAGGATTTGGCCTTTATCGTCAACGTGCTGACGGAAGCGTTTGCCACGTTGTGA